CGAGCAATCGATGCTAAATTTAAAAGCGATTTTGACGCAGGCGGGGCTTGGCTTTGAAAACGCGGTAAAAACGACGATTTTTCTAGCCGATATTGCGGACTTTGCGGCGGTAAACGAAATCTACGCTAAATTTTTTAACGAGCCGTATCCTGCCAGAAGTACGATCGCCGTTAAAACGCTGCCAAAAGGCGGTCTAGTCGAGATCGAGCTCATCGCGG
This is a stretch of genomic DNA from Campylobacter showae CSUNSWCD. It encodes these proteins:
- a CDS encoding RidA family protein, translated to MKKVISTKDAPQAIGPYSQAIEANGFLFISGQLGVTPSGKFAGEDVRAQAEQSMLNLKAILTQAGLGFENAVKTTIFLADIADFAAVNEIYAKFFNEPYPARSTIAVKTLPKGGLVEIELIAATK